GTTCCGGTGCGTTCGCTTTCCGATGCTGACGGCAGACACGATGCCTATCAGTGTATGACCGGGCGCAAATTCGGTAGTCGTCAGCCCCCTGGAGGCTGGCCGGCAGCAGGAGCCTTTGTTTCGAATCTGCAGGGCCCCGTCAACGCGGCGGTCCCCTCGAATGTGGCGCTGATGTATAAAACAGGGAACGGCACCTGGGGCCAACCCGGCACGGGCGGCTTCCTGGGCGTGCAGCATGCGCCGTTTAATCTGGTCGGTCGCAAAGCCCGCAGTTCACCAGAGAACATGGTTTTGCAGGGGATCACCCTCGAACGGTTGCGCGATCGGGTGAAGCTGCAGAAGGCCTTCGATACATTCCGTCGCGAAGCCGACACGTCGGGCTTAATGGAAAGTATGGACGTGTATTCGCAGCAGGCGATGAATATTTTAACCACGCCGCAACTGGCGGATGCGTTGGATCTATCGAAAGAAGATCCGCAGATTCTCGCTCGTTACGGCAAGAGCGACGAAACTTTCCAGCGGGATGGTGCGCCGCGGATGATTGAAAACTTCTGTCTGGCACGTCGTCTGGTCGAAGCGGGGGCGCGGTTTGTGTCACTCAACTATAGCCGCTGGGACTGGCATGGACCGGACGGCATGAACTTTCCCAAGTCGCGTGAAGAATTTCCGCTACTCGATCAGGGTTTGTCCGCACTGGTGACCGATCTGCATGAACGGGGGCTGGATAAAGATGTTTCCGTTGTGGTCTGGGGCGAATTCGGACGGACGCCGAAGATCAATCAGAATAACAGCCGCGACCATTGGCCGAAGGTTTCGTGTGCGATGCTCGCAGGCGGCGGAATGAACACAGGGCAGGTGATCGGCAAGACGAATCGCAAAGGAGAGTATGCGATTGACCGGCCAGTCAAGTTTCAGGAAGTCTTTGCGACGCTGTACCACCAGATCGGTCTGGACCTGAACGGCACCCGCATCTTCGACACCA
This genomic interval from Gimesia alba contains the following:
- a CDS encoding DUF1501 domain-containing protein, encoding MLTILGKPTAKRGQFCDGVSRRSFLKIGGMALGGISLPGTLRAENESQTGSNHKAIINIYMPGGPSHIDLWDPKPEAPTEIRGEFNAIQTNVPGIQICELFPRMAAMMDKFVPVRSLSDADGRHDAYQCMTGRKFGSRQPPGGWPAAGAFVSNLQGPVNAAVPSNVALMYKTGNGTWGQPGTGGFLGVQHAPFNLVGRKARSSPENMVLQGITLERLRDRVKLQKAFDTFRREADTSGLMESMDVYSQQAMNILTTPQLADALDLSKEDPQILARYGKSDETFQRDGAPRMIENFCLARRLVEAGARFVSLNYSRWDWHGPDGMNFPKSREEFPLLDQGLSALVTDLHERGLDKDVSVVVWGEFGRTPKINQNNSRDHWPKVSCAMLAGGGMNTGQVIGKTNRKGEYAIDRPVKFQEVFATLYHQIGLDLNGTRIFDTSGTPQYLVDQGIEPLRELI